A stretch of DNA from Anaerolineales bacterium:
CCGCAAATTCGCCAGTGGAGATATCTGCGTAGGCTACACCGGCCAGGTCACCTTGGATCTGAACACAAGCCAGGTAGTTGTTTGCATCGCCAGGCAACAAGCCTGACTCGGTAACCGTGCCAGGTGTGACCACCCTGACGACCTGGCGAGGAAATATCCCCTTGACAGGTTGGTCTCCCACCTGTTCGCAGATGGCCACATGAAAACCGCGCTCGATCAGGCGTGCCAGGTAGTTCTCAGCCGCGTGGTGAGGTATGCCAGCTAGTGGAACCCGCACACCCTTACCAACGGGGCGGGAGGTCAGCACAATATCCAATTCCCTGGCCGCCACTTCGGCATCCTGGTCGAATGTCTCGTAAAAATCGCCCAACCTGAAGAACAGAATGGCATCGGGATACTGCCGCTTTATTTCCAGGTATTGCTTGCGGATGGGGGTGATATCTTCAGTCTTGACCATTCTGCCTCTGGCTCTCATTCTAGTATGAGCCACCGAAATAGGCAAGGAAATGGAAGATTTTAATCTCGCAGGTGATTGTAATAATTGAGCGGCGAAGATATAATTACTTCACTATAATCTACCGAAAGGAGAAAATCTGATGGCTAGTGTCACGTACGATAAAGTATTTAAGCGGTTCGGTGAAGTCACCGCAGTGAACAATCTTAACCTTCAGGTCGCAGATAAGGAATTCCTGGTATTGGTGGGTCCATCCGGTTGCGGAAAAACCACTGCCCTGCGCCTGCTGGCAGGTCTGGAAGAGATCAGCGAAGGGCAGATCCTGATCGGTGACCGTATCGTAAATGATGTCGCCCCGAAAGACCGCGACATCGCCATGGTGTTCCAATCCTACGCACTCTACCCCCATATGACTGTGTATGACAACATGGCGTTCGGATTGAAATTACGCAAGACCCCTAAAGAAGAAATAAAGAAGAGAGTCACCCAGGCAGCAGAAACCCTGGGTATTCAGAACTTGCTGGACCGCAAGCCCCGCCAGCTATCTGGTGGACAACGCCAGCGTGTGGCGGTAGGTCGAGCTATCGTGCGTGAGCCAAAGGTTTTCCTCTTCGATGAGCCACTCTCCAACCTGGATGCGAAGCTACGCGTAGAAACTCGCGCAAATCTCAGTAAGCTCCACCAGCAACTCCAGACGACGTTCATATACGTCACCCATGACCAGATCGAAGCTATGACCATGGCCTCCAGGATCGCGGTGATCAACAAGGGCCTCCTCCAGCAAGTGGATACCCCTCAAATGCTCTATGATCACCCTGATAACCTCTTTGTTGCGGGCTTTATAGGCTCTCCTGCAATGAACTTCTTTAAAGCAAGGCTGGTTCAGGGTGATGGAAAATTATTCGTCGACGGCACATCTTTTAAGGTTGAAGTCCCTGATTCACGCAAAGAAGCTTACTCAAAGTATGTTAATAAAGAGGTCATCATGGGAGTACGCCCTGAAGACATTCAGGATCCCAACTTCCTGCCACCGGGTATCATCCCTCAGCCCGTGGAAGGCAAGGTGGATGTAACTGAGCTGATGGGTAACGAGATCCAGCTATACATCACCAGCGGTGAGCACAGCTTTGTGGCCCGCGTTGACCCGCGCACCAAAGCCACAATGGGCCAGGAGCTTCAGGTGGTGTTCAATATGGGCAATATGCACCTGTTCGACCCTGAAACTGAGCAGGCGATTCGGTAATCTATCGAAAAGCTCAATATATTACTTCAACGTCTCCCTGCAAATTCCTATCCGCTGTATCGGATCGGAAATAAAGCTCGGAGACGTTTATTATGTCAAGAAAAGGAAAACAATAAATGAACCCTACACATAAATTAGTATTGATACGGCATGGCCAAAGCACATGGAACCTGGAAAACCGGTTCACTGGTTGGACAGATGTAGGCCTGACTGCCCAGGGCGAAACTGAAGCCCATGAAGCCGGCAAGCTTTTGCGCGAAGGTGGATATTCTTTCGACCTAGCATACACCTCGGTGCTCAAACGGGCTATTAAGACCCTGTGGATCGTTATGGAAGAGATGGACCTGGAATGGCTCCCGGTGATCAATGCCTGGCAGCTGAACGAACGCCATTACGGGGCCTTGCAAGGTTTGAACAAGGCAGAAATGGCTGCCAAATTTGGCGAAGCTCAGGTAAAAATCTGGCGCAGAAGTTATGACATCCAGCCACCGGCCTTGGAATTGGATGACCCCCGCCATCCAAGGTTTGATCGTCGTTACGCAGGTCTACCTGCAGATCAATTACCACGCGCAGAATGCCTGAAGGATACCGTTGCCCGTATGCTACCCTATTGGCACGCTACCATTGCCCCGACGGTAAAATCAGGGAAACAGGTAGTCGTCTGTGCGCACGGGAATAGCTTGCGCGCCCTGGTTAAATACCTGGATAATATCCCCGATAACGAGATCGTTGAGCTGAATATCCCCACCGGGATTCCTTTGGTATACGAGCTTGATCAGGATTTGCGCCCTCTCAATCATTATTACCTGGGAGATCCTGAAGCTGTAAAAAAAGCTGCAGAAGCGGTGGCGAACCAGGGGAAAGCGAAATAGCTGATTGTCTCATAGTTACAGCACACCAAAGCTCAGACGAAGTTGATTCGTATTACAACTGAGTGTTATTTATCAAAGTAAGGGCGTAGCGACGCTACATCCTTACTCTATCTGGACAGATTTGCAATATGACTTATTTCTGCCTTGGGTATATTCGCTTGGCTCAGATTTTGTTATATTACAGCTTGGATCAATTTTCTGGCGATTCCGCAAGGCTCGGATCAATCTTCCTGCGTAAAATCCACCTGGATCCGAAATAAAACAATAACGCCAGGGCTGCAGTTAGACCTCCTACCATCAGGAAGGTGTCCTGCCAAAAACGCTCAGGGAACAGACGAATCAATGTATCGCTAAATAGGAAGGTCCAGGTGCCGGCTTTAAAAAAGATCTCATGGAAAATCACAAACAGGTAATTAAACGCAACCAGGACAAATAGGATGATCAAGCCCATCAAAGCCAGGGTGAGCAACCCACCACGCTGCAACCCTTTGAGATATAGAGGCATCCACTTGCCAAGCCAGGCCCAAATTGCCAATAATACCAGTGCAATGAGACCGATCAACAACACTTTCAACGCCTCCTGGACAACATTCTTGACATCCAGCATATGCTGGAGCTCACGATCATTATACAGGCGGGTGCAGTCGGTCATCTCCAGGCAGGTGGGCGGAGGGGCTTGTTGTCCCTCGGGGAAGCGCAGATCACCCAGGAAGGAAATTC
This window harbors:
- a CDS encoding glycerol-3-phosphate ABC transporter ATP-binding protein, whose translation is MASVTYDKVFKRFGEVTAVNNLNLQVADKEFLVLVGPSGCGKTTALRLLAGLEEISEGQILIGDRIVNDVAPKDRDIAMVFQSYALYPHMTVYDNMAFGLKLRKTPKEEIKKRVTQAAETLGIQNLLDRKPRQLSGGQRQRVAVGRAIVREPKVFLFDEPLSNLDAKLRVETRANLSKLHQQLQTTFIYVTHDQIEAMTMASRIAVINKGLLQQVDTPQMLYDHPDNLFVAGFIGSPAMNFFKARLVQGDGKLFVDGTSFKVEVPDSRKEAYSKYVNKEVIMGVRPEDIQDPNFLPPGIIPQPVEGKVDVTELMGNEIQLYITSGEHSFVARVDPRTKATMGQELQVVFNMGNMHLFDPETEQAIR
- a CDS encoding TIGR01906 family membrane protein, translated to MGMKVLYKVLSWLVAIILPVVIVLSVVRFVINPWYLQFEYHTPGFPADPYGFTLQDRLKYGRLAVEYLVNSAGISFLGDLRFPEGQQAPPPTCLEMTDCTRLYNDRELQHMLDVKNVVQEALKVLLIGLIALVLLAIWAWLGKWMPLYLKGLQRGGLLTLALMGLIILFVLVAFNYLFVIFHEIFFKAGTWTFLFSDTLIRLFPERFWQDTFLMVGGLTAALALLFYFGSRWILRRKIDPSLAESPEN
- a CDS encoding 2,3-diphosphoglycerate-dependent phosphoglycerate mutase; this encodes MNPTHKLVLIRHGQSTWNLENRFTGWTDVGLTAQGETEAHEAGKLLREGGYSFDLAYTSVLKRAIKTLWIVMEEMDLEWLPVINAWQLNERHYGALQGLNKAEMAAKFGEAQVKIWRRSYDIQPPALELDDPRHPRFDRRYAGLPADQLPRAECLKDTVARMLPYWHATIAPTVKSGKQVVVCAHGNSLRALVKYLDNIPDNEIVELNIPTGIPLVYELDQDLRPLNHYYLGDPEAVKKAAEAVANQGKAK